Genomic segment of Myxococcus stipitatus:
CATCCGTGGCCAGCGTGATGAGCGGCTCCACCGCCTCCTTGGCCTTCATCGCCCCGAGCACCTGGATGGCCTCGATGCGCGCGTACGTGTCCTTCGCGCGCAGCAGCGGCACGAGCGCGGGCACCGCGCGCACGTCGCCAATGGCTCCCAGCGCCGTCACCATCGCCTTGTTCGCCAGCTGCGAGGACATGTCCCCGGCCGCCGGGTCGATGGCCGCCGACAGCGCCTCCACTGAGGACGCGTGGTGCACGTCGCCAATGGCTCGCGCCAGCGCCGCCTTCACCTCCGGCTTGCGCTCCTGGGAGAGGGCCTCATGCAGCATCGGCAGGAAGCTCTCCTTCACCTGCGTCTTCGTCCGCATGGCTTCGACGACGCGCACCCGGTCTTCCGCGCGCCGGGTCTGCTGCAACGTCCCCTCCCAGTACTCGGGGGTGTTGGGGTCCGATTTGCATCCATTCAGACAGAGAAGTGCGGCGGCAACACACCACGCTGCGAGGGGGCGACTCATTCGAGCTCCAGGGCGTCTGCGGGGTTGTCCTGTCTTGAGTCGTAAACCTCCTGTCACGAAGGAATCAAACCACCCAGGTCACCTGGGGTACGCTGGTCAACGACATGTCCGATGACCCACACAAGCCGTCGAGGCCGGGATACACCCGCCGGACGTACCTCCTCGACCGGGAGTTCCAGCTCAAGTACATCCTGCTGCTGGCCGGTATCGGGGCGGGTGGGGTGGGGATATTCGGTGTGCTGGCCGAGCGGCTCTACGTCTCTTCCCAGAGCTCCGGGGTGGACGCGCGCACGTCGCTGCTCTGGCTCACCGCCCTGGGCGCGCTGGGGCTGGGCGCGGTGCTGGGCCTCCTGGGACTGCTCTTCACCCATCGGGTGGCGGGCCCCGTCCACGTCATGAGCCTCTATGTCGCGGCGCTGGCCGCGGGGCGTTATCCCCGCCTGCGCCCCCTGAGGAAGAAGGATGAATTGAAGCGCTTCTTCGACCGCTTCAGCGAGGCGGTGGACCGCATCCGCCAGCGCGAGGCGGACGAAGCCCACGCCCTGGAGTCCGCGCTGGCCGCGCTCACCCCGCTGGCCACCACCCCCGAGGCGCGCGAGGCGCTGGAAACCCTGTCCGCGCTGCACACGCGCAAGCGTCAAGCAGTGGACAATCCCACCGGGGGTACCTTCAAGTCCGCGACTTGAAGCGCCGCCGCACGAGGAACCGCCAACATCATGAGCAGACCCCGAATCGTCTTCATGGGCACGCCCGACTTCGCCGTGGCGTCGCTCGAAGCGTGCTTCGACCTGGGTGACGTGGTCGCCGTCGTCACGCAGCCCGAC
This window contains:
- a CDS encoding signal protein; translated protein: MSDDPHKPSRPGYTRRTYLLDREFQLKYILLLAGIGAGGVGIFGVLAERLYVSSQSSGVDARTSLLWLTALGALGLGAVLGLLGLLFTHRVAGPVHVMSLYVAALAAGRYPRLRPLRKKDELKRFFDRFSEAVDRIRQREADEAHALESALAALTPLATTPEAREALETLSALHTRKRQAVDNPTGGTFKSAT